The DNA segment GATGGTATAACAGTATATTATAAAACTATAAGGATAAAAAAAAACGTCTCGGCTTCACATATTCTTTGATACTAggataaaaattaaaataaaataattatttttcaaatttccactTCAACGTTCAGTTTCATAAATCATAATCAAACTAAACTGCCTTTAATTTGAAAGCTTCCTTTAACGTCCAGTTTCGTTATAAATTTATTGTACCTTTAAGCTTATACttccttcaatataatttttagTAGGAATGAAgaaagcttcaaaattaaaggaaTTATGAAGCTGGACGTTACCCTAATAGAAATATCACTTCAAGGTAGCTTATTTAAGATTGAAGTGACACTGAATTGAATTAACTAAAACACTATTTATTACTTATTCAGTATTTGATTGTTTCATTACAGATTCTGAATTGATCATCAAGTTTCTTGAATATGTAGAAGATGTAAACATATTCCTTGGAGAATTCACTGCTCTGCATATAGCTGTCAGAAGACATTTAATATTCGTGGTCGAGTATACTATAGGAAGAAATGCAGAAATCAATAAGAAGTCTAGCCTGAGCCAGTTCTCAGCTTTACATGAAGCGGTTAAATATGACACAGTGGATATAACGAGAATCCTCCTTCCTGAATGCCTTCAGAagctttcatatttttctgatagtcaTGAAGTTATGTCGGATTACCTTGGAAAGATTCAAAATCTCATCAAGATCAGCTTGTCCAGAATACAGTATTGGACAAGTCTTGCAGTGAAgatttggaataaaaattcatgaaaaaactaCACCATACATGTTACTTCGTGGTCGACCTACTGGTATATgcctttgagaaaaaaaatgtttcgtcTCACCATATTGAAGCTCTTTCTACTATTACTTTTTAAATGGGTTCTTAGGACTTCTCGATTTTTCGAAAACCAGGTAATATTCCCTTTAATGAACTTTTGTCTGTATCGGGAAATTCAAAACCATTTATAGTAAGTAATTCATGTACGAAGCTTCAATCTCTGCTTAGCCATGAAAGCACTAGCCATGAAAgcactactctgtaatctgtgcatgAAAGCTTATTGTTCAACATATGCCCGTCGACACTAAGATCATTTTCTCCGGCACTATAGAGATGTTATATCAGCCATGAAGTAAAATATGTAGGTATTCGTAATTCAGGAAAATAATTTGACACCCAGAATTGTTTTCTTGGGAATCCGAACTTATTATGACAACAGATATAGGTGCTTCATACAgcacttcaacaaaaatcattatataaccgaaaactTCACAGCACTTTCATCGAAggaattaaattttcataagaGGTTTTAACTTTTTACTTAATGCAGAACCCAAATCAAAACCGATTCTTATTTGCGTTTCTACATTCAGAAAACAGAAAAGAGTTTTTCGAGTCATTTTTTGTCAAATTAGGTTTATTaacattattttattatatgtgaaaaaaaTGTTAACATTTTGACAAATGGTAATATGATTTGTGGGTAAAATCGTTCTTCTCTGGATTGCTTGTTGAAATTACTGGAGACCTAAATAAAGTTCTCGTAACCAAACACTTCATTATGATTGTTTCCGTCACCTGCTTGTACTAATCACACTGAAGTTCCTAGAGTAGTCTCATTCTGTAATGAGCAGCTTTGTTCCTATTTTATTATATACTTCTCGGACGAAAGCATTTCATTTTCCGTAACACAGTTTTGGGTTTCTTTTTTATGAAAGAGAATAAAAAATATGCTACTGAACCTAACAAGGAACTTCATGAACAATGCATGAACTGAATAAAAAAAGGTAGGTGCGGCTGTTCAAAAGGAATTAATTTTCCAAGGATCAATTACATAGAGGAACTCCATGATTTGACGAAATGACAAAAACACTAGTTAATTTTGAATCATAACACATACCTCAATTAATTCAACAGATTGCACTATTGAAATGGAGGAACCTTCGTCGGAGATTGATGAATCAGTATAGCTTTTTCTAAACATATTCTCGGCAGATAAATTGAagtttattcttgttttttgTTCCATTAGGCCAAGAGAATACACGAATATATTGAACATACGATGACTAGGGTAGTAGAATATTTCGATGGATAaatggaaatatgaaagttcaaTGTGAAAAAACATTTTCTAAGTGTCGTAATAGTTGGCTGAAatcggattaaaaaaaaaaataattcacgaaataacttatacatatcgttgaaaaaaatcgtcccgaaaatgcTTCTATCGCTACCCACTGCTTCGATTCAATGAAACATAACGAAAGTTCTATTTTCATGACCGCTgtagaaaaattatattatagcATGAATTCAAACCGATGTCATTTTCAAATCAGATTACTCATGATTCATGAAAGGAGATgtaaattcaaaaatgaaatttgtgGACAGACAGGCTTTCAGACACGGCAGAAAGTCCAGACAAAAAGTATTTtaaattttatcaaaaaaaaaaaaaatctcgtttCTTATTGCCACCCCTAAAAAATACCCccagatttttttaaattgctcCCTTATAATATTTTCCCCAATATAAGGAAAAATATGTTAACCTTGTTTCATTCAATTGtttcaacatattttttcttttattgggGAATCGTTCAGAGTGAACCAAAACTA comes from the Coccinella septempunctata chromosome 2, icCocSept1.1, whole genome shotgun sequence genome and includes:
- the LOC123307985 gene encoding uncharacterized protein LOC123307985; its protein translation is MYKEGTVKINPSRIVMQDVPWINVISSSNSELIIKFLEYVEDVNIFLGEFTALHIAVRRHLIFVVEYTIGRNAEINKKSSLSQFSALHEAVKYDTVDITRILLPECLQKLSYFSDSHEVMSDYLGKIQNLIKISLSRIQYWTSLAVKIWNKNS